The Desulfococcus multivorans DNA window GGCCGATCCCAAGGTCGGTGGAACGATCATCTTCGGACGCGGCGGCGACAGCGCGGGGCTCGACCCGGCGTTTGAAACCGACGGCAACTCGTTCATGATCTGCGACAACGTATTCGATCAGCTGGTACTCTACGCAGATGAATCGACGGAGCTCGTTCCGGGTCTGGCCACCGCCTGGGATGTGAGCGAGGACGGCCTCACCTATACCTTTCATCTGCGCGAAGGCGTCAAATTCCACGACGGCACCGAAATGAACGCCGACGCGGTGGTCTTCTCCATCGGCCGGATGATGAATGAAAAAAAGGTCAAATTCACCGGCGACGCACTGCCGTTTCCGGAAAAACAGCCGCCGGCCGAGTACTGGCTCAGCATGGAGATGGACAATACCATCGACAGCATCGAGGCCCTGGACAACAACACGGTCGTTTTCAAGCTCAAACGCCGCGAGGCGCCGTTTCTGGCCAACATGGCCATGGACTTCGCCGCCATCGTGAGCCCGGCGGCCGTGAGGAAATACGGCGAGGACTTCAGAAGCAACCCCGTCGGCACCGGGCCCTTCAGATTTGTCAAATGGATCAAGGACGACCGGATCATCCTCGAAGCCAACGACGACTACTGGGGCGGCCGCCCCTACCTGGACCAGGCCATATTCCGCGTCATTCCGGACAACTCGGTCCGCTTTCTGGAACTGAAGACCGGCAACATCTCCATCTGTCAGTTCCCCAATACCGAGGACATCGAACTGGCGGAAAAGGACGAAAACCTGAAACTGGCAACCCAGCCCGGCATGAATATCGGCTACGTGGGCTTCAACCACACCAAGCCCCTCTGGCAGGATAAGCGGATCCGCAAAGCCATCGCTCTGGCCGTCAATAAGAAGGCCATCGTCGACAACATCTATTACGGCCTCGGCCAGGTCGCCAAGAATACCATTCCCCCGACGATGTGGGGATATAATGACGATGTCATCGACCACCCCTACGATCCGGAAGCCGCCAGAAAACTCCTTCAGGAGGCCGATTTTCAGGGCAAGCTCAAGGCGGCCGGCCAGAACGGGATCAGCCTCTGGAGCATGCCGGTGGCACGACCCTACAATCCCAACGGCATGAAGGTGGGCGAGGCCATCCAGGCCGATCTCAGGAAGGTGGGAATCGACGTGGAATTGGTGACCTTCGAATGGGGTACCTATCTCAAGAAGCAGCGGACTCAACCGCCCGAGATGGATCTCTTCCAGCTGGGGTGGACCGGCGGCAACGGAGACCCCGACAATTTCCTCGCAGTGCTCCTGGACGGCATGGCAGACCCCAATGTCCGGACCCAATGGAAAAACGAGGACTACCACAACACCATTGTCAAGGCCAAGCAGGCCAACTCCAGGGATGAACGGATTCAGCTCTACCGTCACGCCCAGGAGCTCATCAACGATGAAGTGCCGCTGATCAACATCGCCCACTCTCTGGTGGTATGGCCTGAATTGAAAACCGTCCGGAACTTCAAGCTCCACCCCACCTCGAGCGTACGGCTCCACAAGGTGTGGGTGGAATAGCGACACCGCCGTCCGTGACGGCCGTTACCGGAGCCGGACAATTGTCGCCCGGCTCTCCGATATCGTTACCCGGACAAGCGTGAGGAAAACATCCTGGCAAGATTCATCCTGCATCGCTTTCTATCCCTGATCCCGACGCTGCTGGGCATCTCGGTCCTCGTCTTTTTCATGATTCACCTGATTCCGGGCGACGCGGCAATATTCCATCTTTGATTACACCAGCATGGTCTTTTCCCTCATCGGGGTCTCCATGCCCATCTTCTGGCTCGGCCTGGTTCTCATGATCATCTTCTCCCTCAACCTGGGGTGGCTGCCCCTTTCGGGAAGACTCAGCTACAACATCAGCCTGGAGACCGTCACCCGCATCTACGTGTTGGACAGCGTCATCACCGGCAACTGGCCGGCCTTCAAAGACGCCCTCCGGCACCTCGTCATGCCGGCCGTCACCCTCTCCACCATCCCCATGGCCATCATCGCCCGCATCACCCGCTCCAGCATGCTGGAGGTGCTGCGCCAGGACTATATCCGGACCGCCAGGGCCAAGGGTTCAGGGGGGAACCATGCTGGTGGCCGCCACCTTCGTGTTGATCAACATGCTGGTGGACATTCTCTATGCCTGGGTCAACCCCGGATCAAGGTGAGCTGATGAAGACGACCGCCGCATCACTGCAAAACAGCCTTACAGAATCGGAAAAATCCCGCGGCCCTTTGACCGAAGCGCTCCTCCGTCTCCGAAAAAACAGGATCGCCGCGGCCGGCATCCTCATCATTTTCCTCTTTCTGTTCATGGCCCTTTTTTCTCAATGGATCGCGCCCCACGATCCCCTGGCCCAGTCCCTTTACGACAAGCTGAAGCCCCCGGTCTGGGACGAAGGCGGCACATGGACCTATCCCCTGGGCACCGACGATTTCGGCCGGGACCTGTTGAGCCGCATCATCTACGGTGCACGCATCTCCATTCTGGTGGGCATCGTCGCCGTCTCCATCTCCCTCTTTTTCGGGACCCTGGCAGGTGCTATCGCCGGTTTTTACGGGGGAAGGGCCGACAACCTCATCATGCGGCTCATGGACATCCTGCTGGCCTTTCCCGCCATCCTGCTGGCCATCGTCATCGTGGCCTTTCTGGGCCCCAGCCTGAGAAACGCCATGATGGCCATCGGGGTCGTCGGCATCCCGCGTTACGCCCGGATCGTACGCGGATCGGTTCTGGAGGAATATGGCAAGGACTGTGTCCAGGCGGCACGGGCACTGGGGGCGGGGGACGCGCGGATGATCTTCGTCCACATCCTCCCCAACTGTCTGGCGCCCCTCATCGTTCAGACGACTTTGGGGTTCGCTTCGGCCATCCTCGAGGCCCCGGCCCTGAGCTTCCTGGGACTGGGGGCTCAACCGCCGACCCCCGAATGGGGCGCCATGCTGGCCAACGGGCGTGCGCTGATTCTCAGGGCCTGGTGGGCGGTCACTTTTCCCGGGCTGATGATTCTCTTCGCCGTTCTCGGGTTCAACCTTCTGGGGGACGGTTTGAGGGATGCGCTGGATCCCAGACTTCGGGAATAGACCCTTTTGAAAAACCTGCACGGCCATTCCGCATCCACGACCCCTCCCGGTCCGCGGATTGGCAAGAGGAATTGACATGCCGGAACCTCTGCTCGACGTCAGCGGCCTCAAGACTTATTTTTTCACCGACCGCGGCAAGGCCAAGGCCGTGGACAACGTCAGCTTCTCGCTCTTTCCCGGCAGAACCCTCGCCGTGGTGGGGGAATCAGGATGCGGCAAGAGCGTCACCGCCCTCTCGATCATGCGTCTCATCCCCGATCCGCCGGGACGGATCGTGGACGGCAGGATCCGGTTCGACGGCACCGGCCTGTTGACCCTCCCGGAGCGGCAGATGCGCCGGATCCGGGGAAACCAGATCTCCATGATCTTCCAGGAGCCCATGACCTCCCTCAACCCGGTGTTTCGCGTAAAAGAACAGATCATCGAGGTTCTCAGGCTTCACCAGCGGCTTTCCAGGAGGGCGGCGCTGGAACGGGCCGTGGAACTGCTGCGGCAAGTGGGCATCCCCTCCCCCGAGCGACGGGTGAACGACTACCCCCACCAGATGAGCGGCGGCATGCGGCAGCGGGTGATGATCGCCATGGCCCTGGCCTGCAGTCCGCGCCTCATTATCGCCGACGAGCCCACCACGGCCCTGGACGTGACCATCCAGGCCCAGATCCTGGAACTCATGGACACGCTGCGGCGAAAGACCGGCACCGCCATCCTTCTCATCACCCATGATCTTGCGGTGGTGGCCGAAACCGCCGAGCATGTGGTGGTGATGTACGCGGGACGCATCGTGGAGGCGGCCGACGTCAAAACACTCTTCAATCGTCCCCTGCACCCTTACACCCAAGGGCTCATGCGATCTATTCCCGGGGCGGCGACATCCGATCGGGCCCGGCTGGCGGCAATCCCCGGCGTAGTGCCGAACCTCCTTTCCCTTCCCGGCGGATGCAAATTCAGCGATCGTTGCGATCGGGTATTCGATCGGTGCATCGATGCCGAGCCCGGCCTGATCGAAGTCGACGGCCATGCGGTGCGATGCCGGCTCTACGAGGAGGCATGATGGAAAATCGCCGTGAACCAGGCGGTGGGACGACCGGACGTGACACACTGGTGAGTCTGCGGGGTGTCAAGAAATACTATGCCGCGCCCGGCGAGGCCGCCGTCGGAAAATGGGGTGCCGTCAAGGCCGTGGACGGCATCGATCTCGATATATACCGGGGTGAGACCCTGGGGCTGGTGGGAGAGAGCGGCTGCGGAAAATCGACCCTGGGACGGACCATCCTGCGGTTGGAGGAGCCGACGGCAGGGGAGATTCGCTTTGACGGCCGGGACATCCTGGCCCTGGGTCGACGGGCCCTCAGGCCCCTCCGGCGGAAAATGCAGATC harbors:
- a CDS encoding ABC transporter substrate-binding protein; translated protein: MAKRSFWWAVALVLILAGTATAADPKVGGTIIFGRGGDSAGLDPAFETDGNSFMICDNVFDQLVLYADESTELVPGLATAWDVSEDGLTYTFHLREGVKFHDGTEMNADAVVFSIGRMMNEKKVKFTGDALPFPEKQPPAEYWLSMEMDNTIDSIEALDNNTVVFKLKRREAPFLANMAMDFAAIVSPAAVRKYGEDFRSNPVGTGPFRFVKWIKDDRIILEANDDYWGGRPYLDQAIFRVIPDNSVRFLELKTGNISICQFPNTEDIELAEKDENLKLATQPGMNIGYVGFNHTKPLWQDKRIRKAIALAVNKKAIVDNIYYGLGQVAKNTIPPTMWGYNDDVIDHPYDPEAARKLLQEADFQGKLKAAGQNGISLWSMPVARPYNPNGMKVGEAIQADLRKVGIDVELVTFEWGTYLKKQRTQPPEMDLFQLGWTGGNGDPDNFLAVLLDGMADPNVRTQWKNEDYHNTIVKAKQANSRDERIQLYRHAQELINDEVPLINIAHSLVVWPELKTVRNFKLHPTSSVRLHKVWVE
- a CDS encoding ABC transporter permease; protein product: MFDYTSMVFSLIGVSMPIFWLGLVLMIIFSLNLGWLPLSGRLSYNISLETVTRIYVLDSVITGNWPAFKDALRHLVMPAVTLSTIPMAIIARITRSSMLEVLRQDYIRTARAKGSGGNHAGGRHLRVDQHAGGHSLCLGQPRIKVS
- a CDS encoding ABC transporter permease; translated protein: MKTTAASLQNSLTESEKSRGPLTEALLRLRKNRIAAAGILIIFLFLFMALFSQWIAPHDPLAQSLYDKLKPPVWDEGGTWTYPLGTDDFGRDLLSRIIYGARISILVGIVAVSISLFFGTLAGAIAGFYGGRADNLIMRLMDILLAFPAILLAIVIVAFLGPSLRNAMMAIGVVGIPRYARIVRGSVLEEYGKDCVQAARALGAGDARMIFVHILPNCLAPLIVQTTLGFASAILEAPALSFLGLGAQPPTPEWGAMLANGRALILRAWWAVTFPGLMILFAVLGFNLLGDGLRDALDPRLRE
- a CDS encoding ABC transporter ATP-binding protein; its protein translation is MPEPLLDVSGLKTYFFTDRGKAKAVDNVSFSLFPGRTLAVVGESGCGKSVTALSIMRLIPDPPGRIVDGRIRFDGTGLLTLPERQMRRIRGNQISMIFQEPMTSLNPVFRVKEQIIEVLRLHQRLSRRAALERAVELLRQVGIPSPERRVNDYPHQMSGGMRQRVMIAMALACSPRLIIADEPTTALDVTIQAQILELMDTLRRKTGTAILLITHDLAVVAETAEHVVVMYAGRIVEAADVKTLFNRPLHPYTQGLMRSIPGAATSDRARLAAIPGVVPNLLSLPGGCKFSDRCDRVFDRCIDAEPGLIEVDGHAVRCRLYEEA